In the genome of Streptomyces collinus, one region contains:
- a CDS encoding ABC transporter permease: MTADATPALVEDKQRTAAGPRVRKGSAYPRYLAGKVAGAAVSLLAVLVTSFFLFRLIPGDPVKTMTGGRQVSAEQLAAYREEFGLDLPLWRQFTDYCGKALTGDFGTSYQFRAPVVDKITEALPNTLLLTGTAFILYTALGIFLGTRSAWRHGRLGDRVNTGLALTLYSIPSFWLGLLLIIVLSVGIGPLPGMFPTGGMESGGEEGFAYVLDVAHHLVLPVVTLVAVEYGQTLLVTRSALLDEMGSDYLTTARAKGLRDDLVRRRHAVPNALLPTVTLIFINLGRTVAGVILVETVFSWPGLGGLFYQALSVPDLPLVQGLFFVFAAAVILMNTLADLVYPLLDPRVAR; the protein is encoded by the coding sequence ATGACCGCTGACGCGACCCCCGCGCTGGTCGAGGACAAGCAGCGGACGGCGGCCGGGCCGCGGGTACGCAAGGGCTCCGCGTACCCGCGGTACCTGGCGGGCAAGGTGGCCGGTGCCGCCGTCTCGCTGCTGGCCGTGCTCGTGACCAGCTTCTTCCTCTTCCGGCTGATCCCCGGCGACCCGGTGAAGACCATGACGGGCGGCCGTCAGGTGTCGGCGGAGCAACTGGCCGCCTACCGCGAGGAGTTCGGGCTCGACCTGCCCCTGTGGCGGCAGTTCACGGACTACTGTGGCAAGGCGCTCACGGGCGACTTCGGGACGTCGTACCAGTTCCGCGCCCCCGTCGTCGACAAGATCACCGAGGCGCTGCCGAACACCCTGCTGCTCACCGGTACCGCCTTCATCCTCTACACGGCGCTGGGCATCTTCCTCGGCACCCGGTCGGCATGGCGGCACGGCAGGCTGGGCGACCGCGTCAACACCGGCCTCGCGCTGACGCTGTACTCCATTCCGTCCTTCTGGCTGGGACTGCTGCTGATCATCGTGCTGTCGGTGGGCATCGGCCCGCTGCCCGGCATGTTCCCGACCGGCGGCATGGAGTCGGGCGGCGAGGAGGGCTTCGCGTACGTCCTGGACGTGGCGCACCATCTGGTGCTGCCGGTGGTGACGCTGGTGGCCGTGGAGTACGGGCAGACGCTGCTGGTCACACGGTCGGCGCTGCTGGACGAGATGGGCAGCGACTATCTGACGACCGCGCGGGCCAAGGGGCTGCGCGACGACCTCGTACGCCGCCGGCACGCCGTGCCGAACGCGCTGCTGCCGACCGTGACGCTGATCTTCATCAACCTCGGCCGGACGGTGGCGGGCGTGATCCTGGTGGAGACGGTGTTCTCCTGGCCGGGGCTCGGCGGGCTGTTCTACCAGGCGCTGAGCGTGCCCGATCTGCCGCTCGTGCAGGGGCTGTTCTTCGTGTTCGCCGCCGCGGTGATCCTGATGAACACCCTCGCCGACCTGGTCTATCCGCTGCTGGACCCCCGGGTGGCCCGATGA
- a CDS encoding ABC transporter permease, with product MTTTETAPGPRALARQRRRASVARFWRQYRSERAGLYGLTALSLCALLALFAPLFVGSDVSSVTQAPGRPMQSPSAEFPLGTDQFGRDLLGLVIWGSRVSLLVGLLAAVLSVAIGTLIGVTAGHFKGWYATVMMRITDWFLVMPTLVLAIALATVMSRSLTTTVVAIGVTTWPTTARLVRAQTLAVETRPYIERAQALGGGHWHIMSRHVLPNVMPLVLAQTTLIISSAILAEATLAFLGLGDPTVVSWGGLLQDAREAGAVSAGDWWYLVPPGIAIAVVALAFTLCGRAVESVLNPRLGVSR from the coding sequence ATGACGACGACCGAGACCGCCCCTGGCCCGCGCGCCCTCGCCCGGCAGCGGCGCCGGGCCTCCGTCGCCCGCTTCTGGCGGCAGTACCGCTCCGAACGGGCCGGGCTGTACGGCCTGACCGCGCTCTCGCTGTGCGCGCTGCTGGCCCTGTTCGCACCGCTGTTCGTCGGCTCCGACGTGAGCAGTGTGACTCAGGCGCCGGGGCGCCCGATGCAGAGCCCGAGCGCCGAGTTCCCGCTCGGCACCGACCAGTTCGGACGGGACCTGCTGGGCCTGGTGATCTGGGGCTCGCGGGTGTCGCTGCTGGTCGGGCTGCTGGCCGCCGTGCTGTCGGTCGCGATCGGCACTCTGATCGGGGTGACGGCGGGGCACTTCAAGGGCTGGTACGCGACGGTGATGATGCGGATCACCGACTGGTTCCTGGTCATGCCGACGCTGGTGCTGGCGATCGCCCTGGCGACCGTGATGTCCCGCTCGCTGACCACGACCGTCGTCGCGATCGGCGTGACCACCTGGCCGACCACGGCCCGGCTGGTGCGTGCGCAGACCCTCGCCGTGGAGACCCGCCCGTACATCGAGCGGGCGCAGGCGCTCGGCGGCGGCCACTGGCACATCATGTCCCGGCACGTCCTGCCCAATGTGATGCCGCTGGTGCTGGCCCAGACGACCCTGATCATCTCCTCGGCCATCCTCGCCGAGGCGACCCTCGCCTTCCTGGGCCTCGGCGACCCGACGGTCGTTTCGTGGGGCGGGCTGCTCCAGGACGCGCGCGAGGCGGGCGCGGTCAGCGCCGGGGACTGGTGGTACCTGGTGCCGCCGGGCATCGCCATCGCCGTGGTGGCGCTGGCGTTCACGCTGTGCGGGCGCGCCGTGGAGTCCGTCCTCAACCCCAGGCTGGGGGTGTCGCGTTGA
- a CDS encoding ABC transporter ATP-binding protein has translation MSLLDVRNLTVTYAGGAAAVRGVDLRLEAGHKLGLAGESGCGKSTLALALLRLLPAGSRITGEVFLDGEDVLAMKWGRVRAVRWAGASVVFQGAMHSLNAVHRIGDQIAEPILLHKKATAAGAKRKTGELLEQVGLPAARADAYPHELSGGQRQRVMIAMALACDPRLIIADEPTTALDVMIQAQILRLIEQLVADQDLGLIMISHDLAVLADTCDRLAVMYAGRVVEEGPAAQVYEDARHPYARALSAAFPRIGDPASRFAPQGLAGDPPDPAALPSGCTFHPRCPVALESCPEEDPLLRTAGPERRAACVLVGPPADARRGAREEPEPLEEARPGTP, from the coding sequence TTGAGTCTGCTCGACGTCAGGAACCTGACCGTGACGTACGCCGGCGGGGCGGCCGCCGTGCGCGGGGTCGATCTGCGCCTGGAGGCGGGTCACAAGCTCGGCCTCGCCGGGGAGTCCGGCTGCGGCAAGTCCACGCTGGCGCTGGCCCTGCTGCGGCTGTTGCCGGCGGGCTCCCGGATCACCGGGGAGGTGTTTCTCGACGGCGAGGACGTGCTGGCCATGAAGTGGGGCCGGGTCCGGGCGGTCCGCTGGGCGGGGGCCTCCGTCGTCTTCCAGGGCGCGATGCACTCCCTCAACGCGGTGCACCGCATCGGCGACCAGATCGCCGAGCCGATCCTGCTGCACAAGAAGGCCACCGCGGCCGGGGCGAAGAGGAAGACCGGCGAGCTGCTGGAGCAGGTCGGGCTGCCCGCCGCCCGCGCCGACGCCTATCCGCACGAGCTGTCCGGCGGCCAGCGCCAGCGCGTCATGATCGCCATGGCCCTGGCCTGCGATCCCCGGCTGATCATCGCCGACGAGCCGACGACCGCTCTCGACGTGATGATCCAGGCCCAGATCCTCCGGCTCATCGAGCAGCTCGTCGCGGACCAGGACCTCGGCCTGATCATGATCAGCCATGACCTTGCGGTCCTCGCCGACACCTGCGACCGGCTGGCGGTGATGTACGCGGGCCGGGTGGTCGAGGAGGGCCCGGCCGCCCAGGTGTACGAGGACGCCCGGCACCCGTACGCCCGGGCCCTGTCGGCGGCGTTCCCGCGCATCGGCGACCCGGCGTCCCGGTTCGCGCCGCAGGGGCTGGCGGGCGATCCGCCGGACCCGGCCGCGCTGCCGTCCGGGTGCACGTTCCATCCACGCTGCCCGGTGGCGCTGGAGTCGTGCCCGGAGGAGGACCCGCTGCTGCGGACCGCGGGACCGGAGCGCCGGGCGGCGTGCGTACTGGTCGGGCCACCGGCGGACGCACGCCGTGGCGCCCGAGAGGAACCAGAGCCCCTGGAGGAAGCGAGGCCCGGCACGCCATGA